One part of the Nostoc sp. PCC 7120 = FACHB-418 genome encodes these proteins:
- a CDS encoding DUF4360 domain-containing protein, translating to MNNPNIKKTSINFIQAFLTAATLITASVGPALANDKVTILGAEYGGNGCPDGSASVSVSPDGQELSILFDNFIAVGNKSGESRKSCNLSIPIKVPQGFQISLYDADYRGYVAPKTTGRLRAEYFFAGQRGPVFSRTFRGETDYNVRDQLVTVADVWSRCGDSVNMRVNAAMTASGQGMATVDSFDLAHRGLVYHIKYRQCR from the coding sequence GTGAATAATCCCAACATCAAGAAAACATCTATCAATTTTATCCAAGCTTTTCTGACTGCGGCTACACTAATTACCGCTTCTGTTGGCCCTGCTCTTGCTAATGACAAAGTTACGATTTTAGGTGCAGAATATGGCGGTAATGGTTGCCCTGACGGATCTGCCAGCGTCAGTGTCAGCCCCGATGGTCAAGAACTAAGTATCCTCTTCGACAACTTTATAGCTGTGGGTAATAAGTCAGGAGAAAGCCGCAAAAGTTGTAATTTGAGCATTCCGATCAAAGTACCCCAAGGCTTTCAAATCTCCCTCTATGATGCTGATTATCGAGGTTATGTTGCTCCCAAGACAACAGGGAGACTCAGGGCAGAGTACTTTTTTGCTGGTCAGCGTGGCCCTGTTTTTTCTCGGACATTTAGAGGCGAAACAGACTACAATGTCCGAGATCAATTAGTGACCGTGGCTGATGTCTGGTCACGCTGTGGTGATAGTGTGAATATGCGGGTGAACGCTGCCATGACCGCCAGTGGTCAAGGGATGGCCACCGTTGACTCTTTTGACCTTGCTCATCGTGGTTTGGTTTATCACATCAAATATCGCCAGTGTCGTTAG
- a CDS encoding NfeD family protein: protein MNNPILATASVVIAFGIIVGVFIVGLIYIQRRRQAVDSLIRINNVVGCFGIVEVPINQNSPGKVRINLKGSLVDFVAFTDEIHQFNQGDSVVIVRIKGNKVWVVNV from the coding sequence ATGAATAATCCAATTCTCGCAACTGCTAGTGTTGTAATTGCTTTCGGTATCATTGTTGGTGTCTTCATTGTGGGATTAATTTATATCCAACGGCGACGACAAGCAGTAGACAGTTTGATCCGTATTAATAACGTGGTTGGTTGTTTTGGGATTGTGGAAGTTCCCATAAACCAAAATAGTCCAGGAAAAGTACGGATCAATCTCAAAGGTTCTCTAGTAGACTTTGTAGCTTTCACCGATGAAATTCATCAATTTAATCAAGGTGATTCTGTTGTTATCGTGCGAATTAAGGGAAATAAGGTTTGGGTGGTTAATGTTTAG
- a CDS encoding flotillin family protein produces the protein MNLIKQELATVTVAQVDPNTPATNKENNGIESLLYGGLPIALSIFGAFVLVWFIKSFLCICKPNEILILSGRKWRTKDGQEMGYRVLLGGRAIRIPIVETVKRMDVTTMPVRVEVRNAYAKGGTPLNIQAIANVKISSDPVVVGNAIERFLDRDRSELARVSRETLEGYLRGVVATLTPEELNEDRLSFAQRIASDVSRDLSKLGLQLDTLKIQSVSDDVDYLKSWGRKQIALVIRDAEIAESNALTQAEQIEAQSEEYAQVAKTQDKIIVLEKENELRTIKAQLEQRAKSEEEITTAAAQEKKAKAEQVLQVLRAELERLRLQADEVLPAEARRQAQELRAKGEAAFLEENAKAAALVNDILSQVWQQTGSDASKLFLIQQIETVLQEAVQIPKRIHLEKVNVIDNGDGKSVASLVNIYPEIVLQFLENVNRTLGIDVTGALGSGD, from the coding sequence ATGAATTTAATTAAACAAGAATTAGCGACTGTAACAGTAGCACAAGTTGATCCGAATACACCTGCTACTAACAAAGAAAATAATGGCATAGAAAGTCTACTTTATGGTGGTCTGCCTATTGCTCTATCTATTTTTGGTGCATTTGTACTTGTGTGGTTTATCAAGTCTTTTTTATGTATTTGTAAACCCAACGAAATCTTGATACTTTCGGGACGCAAATGGCGGACTAAAGATGGACAAGAGATGGGTTATCGAGTGTTATTAGGTGGGCGCGCCATTCGGATTCCTATAGTGGAAACGGTAAAACGGATGGATGTAACAACTATGCCGGTAAGGGTGGAAGTGCGGAATGCTTACGCCAAAGGGGGAACGCCTTTAAATATTCAAGCGATCGCCAATGTGAAAATTTCCTCAGATCCGGTGGTTGTCGGTAACGCCATTGAACGCTTTTTAGACCGCGATCGCTCGGAATTGGCTCGTGTTTCCCGCGAAACCCTAGAAGGCTATCTCCGGGGTGTTGTCGCTACCCTCACACCAGAAGAACTCAACGAAGACCGCCTGAGTTTTGCCCAACGTATCGCCTCCGATGTCAGCCGCGACCTTAGTAAACTGGGATTGCAACTGGACACCCTAAAAATTCAAAGCGTTTCTGACGATGTAGACTATCTCAAATCTTGGGGACGTAAACAAATTGCCCTGGTGATTCGAGACGCAGAGATTGCCGAATCCAACGCACTCACCCAAGCCGAACAAATCGAAGCCCAATCCGAAGAATATGCCCAAGTCGCCAAAACCCAAGACAAAATCATTGTGTTGGAGAAAGAAAACGAACTCCGCACCATCAAAGCCCAGCTAGAACAGAGAGCCAAGTCTGAAGAAGAAATTACCACGGCGGCTGCACAAGAAAAGAAAGCCAAAGCCGAACAAGTCTTACAAGTACTACGGGCTGAGTTAGAACGCCTACGCCTACAAGCCGATGAAGTCCTACCCGCCGAAGCCCGTCGCCAAGCCCAAGAACTCCGAGCCAAAGGGGAAGCAGCTTTCCTAGAAGAAAATGCCAAAGCCGCAGCGTTAGTTAACGACATTCTTTCCCAAGTTTGGCAGCAAACCGGCAGCGACGCTTCTAAGTTATTCCTCATTCAACAAATTGAAACCGTTCTCCAAGAAGCAGTGCAGATTCCTAAACGTATTCACCTAGAGAAGGTAAATGTGATTGATAACGGCGATGGCAAATCCGTAGCCAGCTTGGTAAATATTTACCCCGAAATCGTGCTGCAATTCCTAGAAAACGTTAATCGTACCCTGGGTATTGATGTTACAGGGGCGTTGGGGAGTGGGGATTAG
- a CDS encoding flotillin family protein, with the protein MEIIALLLGIFGTGTAAGWWVIRNLYYICQPSEVLIFAGSRTQVDDRRSVGYRLVKGGSSIQIPLLEKTFRMDLTNMIIELKVSNAYSRGGIPLTVEGVANIKIAGEEPTIHNAIERLLGKSRKDIEQLAKDTLEGNLRGVLANLTPEQVNEDKITFAKTLLEEAEDDLEKLGLVLDNLQIKNIFDEVLYLDSIGRKQQAELLRDARIAEAEAKAQAIIKSSENLRITKLRQIERDLQIAKAEAERRVRDALTKRVAVIAEVESVVNSQIAKVQAEVAVQTERIIQVENQLQADIVAPAEAECHSAIAQAKGDAAKIIEEGKAQAAGTQRLAESWQNAGASAREIFIFQKLEPLLKMMAAGVPEVEVENLTVIDAANGGGVPKIASLIEQLRQTTGVDVAQVINQLKSDGKNGKVGSNLDQG; encoded by the coding sequence ATGGAAATTATCGCTTTACTTTTAGGAATTTTTGGAACTGGAACCGCCGCAGGTTGGTGGGTGATTCGCAACTTGTACTATATCTGCCAACCTAGCGAAGTGCTGATTTTTGCGGGGAGTCGGACTCAGGTTGATGATAGGCGATCGGTTGGTTATCGCTTGGTGAAAGGTGGTAGTAGTATTCAAATCCCTCTGTTGGAAAAAACTTTCCGCATGGATTTGACTAACATGATTATTGAACTGAAGGTGTCCAACGCCTACTCAAGAGGTGGGATTCCTTTAACGGTGGAAGGAGTGGCAAATATTAAAATTGCTGGTGAAGAACCGACAATTCACAATGCCATTGAGCGACTTTTGGGTAAAAGCCGCAAAGATATTGAACAATTAGCCAAGGACACATTGGAAGGTAATCTGCGGGGGGTATTGGCGAATCTCACGCCAGAACAGGTGAACGAAGATAAAATCACCTTTGCTAAAACTTTGTTGGAAGAAGCCGAAGATGATTTAGAAAAACTAGGATTGGTACTAGACAACCTGCAAATCAAGAATATTTTTGATGAGGTTCTTTACCTAGATTCTATTGGACGCAAACAACAGGCAGAGTTGCTGCGAGATGCGCGGATAGCTGAAGCGGAAGCTAAAGCCCAAGCGATCATTAAATCTTCAGAAAATCTCCGCATTACTAAACTGAGACAAATTGAACGGGATTTGCAAATTGCTAAAGCCGAAGCAGAACGCAGAGTTAGAGATGCACTCACCAAGCGTGTTGCTGTGATTGCAGAGGTGGAATCGGTGGTCAATTCCCAAATTGCCAAGGTGCAGGCAGAAGTAGCAGTGCAAACAGAACGGATTATTCAAGTAGAAAACCAACTACAAGCGGATATAGTTGCCCCAGCCGAGGCAGAATGTCACAGTGCGATCGCTCAAGCTAAGGGAGATGCTGCCAAAATCATCGAAGAAGGCAAAGCCCAAGCCGCAGGAACCCAGCGTCTAGCTGAATCTTGGCAAAATGCAGGCGCATCGGCGCGAGAAATCTTTATCTTCCAAAAACTCGAACCATTATTGAAAATGATGGCTGCGGGAGTACCTGAGGTAGAAGTAGAAAATTTAACTGTGATTGATGCGGCTAATGGTGGTGGTGTGCCGAAAATAGCCTCTTTAATTGAGCAATTACGTCAAACTACTGGTGTCGATGTTGCTCAAGTGATCAATCAGCTCAAGTCTGATGGTAAAAATGGCAAGGTTGGCTCAAATTTGGATCAAGGTTAG
- a CDS encoding DUF1822 family protein, with translation MSYLSEQQSISVPIPESFRQIALEFAQEQPISTKAKQVYLNTLAVQVVNSYLAMLDIPTELEASYSWHPRGRLTADVADLLLTGVGRLECLPMRTGDRTCKIPPEVWDNRIGYVVVEINHTCKEGKIRGFVTSVNTPEITLEQLRSLTVLIEHLHLVHLRQWLEGIYTNNWQSIEELSSQRSTQLAFRSKRVRGWEFDNPEKAWQVVEQLYPAHSWEKNLPPELLASFPWRRLGDIEVSPTTNNYTKFTEAIAHLLKTTPDEETRWTLAEILWTLAPNHPAVSARRIIDLGMQLAGHPVALMVAILAKPDRNVAVLLRVYPMGNQPYLPPGLQLAGLDENGKSFLEVQARENKDDYIQCKFCAEFGEKFQVRVSMNNVSFTENFVI, from the coding sequence ATGAGTTACCTAAGTGAACAGCAAAGCATATCTGTACCGATTCCAGAAAGTTTTCGCCAAATAGCTCTGGAATTTGCCCAAGAACAACCAATTTCTACAAAAGCGAAACAAGTATATTTAAATACATTAGCTGTACAAGTAGTTAATAGCTATTTAGCTATGTTAGATATCCCCACAGAACTAGAAGCTAGCTATAGTTGGCATCCACGGGGGCGCTTGACGGCTGATGTTGCAGATTTACTATTAACTGGTGTGGGACGTTTGGAATGTCTGCCGATGCGGACGGGCGATCGCACTTGTAAAATTCCCCCAGAAGTTTGGGATAATCGCATTGGTTATGTTGTTGTGGAAATTAATCACACTTGTAAGGAAGGGAAAATTAGAGGGTTTGTCACCAGTGTCAACACTCCAGAAATTACCCTTGAACAACTGCGATCATTAACAGTATTAATTGAACATTTGCATCTAGTACATTTACGGCAATGGCTAGAAGGCATCTACACAAATAATTGGCAAAGTATAGAAGAATTATCAAGCCAAAGAAGCACTCAATTAGCCTTTCGTTCTAAACGTGTGCGGGGTTGGGAATTTGACAATCCCGAAAAAGCTTGGCAAGTAGTTGAGCAATTATATCCTGCTCACAGTTGGGAAAAAAATTTACCGCCGGAACTATTAGCCAGTTTTCCTTGGAGAAGATTAGGCGATATAGAAGTATCTCCCACTACTAATAATTACACTAAATTTACTGAAGCGATCGCTCATCTTTTAAAAACAACTCCAGACGAAGAAACTCGCTGGACTTTGGCAGAAATTTTGTGGACTCTTGCACCCAATCATCCTGCTGTCAGTGCTAGACGCATCATTGATTTAGGAATGCAGCTGGCAGGCCATCCTGTCGCTTTAATGGTAGCAATTTTAGCCAAACCGGATAGGAATGTGGCTGTCTTATTGCGCGTGTATCCAATGGGAAATCAGCCTTATTTACCACCAGGATTGCAATTAGCAGGACTAGATGAAAATGGCAAATCATTTTTAGAAGTCCAAGCACGAGAAAATAAAGATGATTACATCCAGTGCAAGTTTTGTGCAGAATTCGGCGAAAAATTTCAAGTTCGGGTTAGTATGAATAATGTAAGTTTTACAGAAAATTTTGTCATTTAA
- a CDS encoding ABC transporter substrate-binding protein, which produces MGKLVIFEIGEGSFQQGFPVKIRIGEERKPHSTEILGRLPPALTIPQHYYEWQSSYRHLPANWLITVPETQITNVSTIETCHHAAQRFQFSFNEWLNQPVVRQLERQLLQKVGDWQDIRFILQTQDSLLRRIPWHLWDIFHDIHPRPEIIVSSEYEPSKKQLINPVKILVVLGNNRGIDIQQDLETIKKLPSAIIELLQEPSRQQLRDKLWTQSWDIFFFAGHSCSHQDDISGQIQINAKETLSLDSLRHTLRHAVKKGLKLAIFNSCDGVGLARNLADVRIPYTIVMREPVPDIVAQHFLRYFLTAFASGESLYASVQQSRARLQEELENDYPCASWLPVIFQNPAAAELKYPQPSNWAKIGFKAAIFIGLLVTGSYIFTTVVNEWRFRGRFSDGNNLLVKTFTNTHKQDGIKAFQQGNYQLAQEKFQASLREYYNDPETLIYFNNAKVANQPILKIGVAVPIGTNSNVAQEILRGVAQAQQEINHQGGIHGKFLKVVLANDDNKPEIAKQVAQRFVQDADILAVVGHNSSDASVPASDIYQAGKLVMVSPTSSSTRLTDRPRLDSHGNYIYRTIISFNVIAESLAEYAKTAGINRVMICSDSQAADQSFEQAFVNAIIYKRLQHINNINCDFASEDFRPETIVKDAIAQNVDAILLNPQVDRMSKAVEIGKFNQGKVRLLGNPSLQTKTILDAGDVIKGMVIATPWLADVSPNQEFVQNAKNLWRESDLITWRTATAFDATKAIAAALKQEDDTRSGIQKALARNFSLQSATGTIQFLSWGDRKGDRVGNAILVEVKPDSNAPSGYSFVPKNSLQHRISLGDKILIQDNPSHEKQLGVEAFAVGNYQQAIALFQLSLQKVFNDPETRIYLQNSLAARSGKSLRIAVSVPIGSNLNVAKEILQGVAQAQDEINRQGGIQGHLLQVEIATDDNNPEIAQKLASYFVTDKQILAVIGHNASDASVAACPIYQAGKLVNISPTSFSVKLSGCGAYIFRTAPNIRLIADILSNYAIKTVKTKNLAICVDEQAIDNQSFRDEFTSAIIIYGGNLVNIPCDFSAPDFNPNQVITEAISSGANGLVLAPHIDRINKALDIAAANKGRLRLFASPTLYTSQTLQQGQADVNGLMLAVPWHPDGNTQNNFSQKAQRLWGNSVTWRSATSYDATLAVIAGLQQSKNREELQRVLRNPKFYAVGATGKIRFFPSGDRYLKNDTILVKIQANKASATGYDFFLLNAARNQISKTNRF; this is translated from the coding sequence GTGGGTAAGCTGGTTATCTTCGAGATTGGAGAAGGCAGTTTTCAGCAGGGGTTTCCTGTGAAAATTAGAATTGGGGAAGAGCGTAAACCTCATTCTACGGAAATTCTCGGCAGATTGCCACCAGCATTAACAATTCCTCAACACTATTATGAATGGCAATCAAGTTATCGTCACTTGCCAGCAAATTGGTTAATTACTGTTCCCGAAACTCAAATTACTAATGTATCCACCATAGAGACTTGTCATCATGCTGCTCAAAGATTTCAATTTAGTTTTAATGAATGGTTAAATCAACCAGTAGTTAGACAATTGGAACGGCAATTATTACAAAAAGTTGGTGATTGGCAGGATATACGCTTTATTTTACAAACACAAGATTCCTTACTAAGACGCATTCCTTGGCATCTATGGGATATTTTTCATGATATCCATCCCCGTCCAGAAATTATAGTTAGTTCTGAATATGAACCGTCTAAAAAACAATTAATAAATCCAGTGAAAATTCTGGTAGTTCTTGGCAACAATCGAGGTATTGATATTCAACAGGATTTAGAAACAATCAAAAAATTACCTAGTGCCATTATTGAACTGTTGCAAGAACCATCACGCCAACAACTTAGAGATAAATTATGGACTCAATCTTGGGATATTTTCTTTTTTGCAGGGCATAGTTGTAGTCATCAAGATGATATTTCTGGACAAATTCAAATTAATGCCAAAGAAACTTTATCACTAGATAGTCTGCGTCACACACTCCGCCACGCTGTGAAGAAAGGATTAAAATTAGCTATATTTAATTCTTGCGATGGTGTAGGATTAGCACGCAATTTGGCTGATGTGCGGATTCCTTATACAATTGTTATGCGGGAACCTGTTCCCGACATAGTAGCACAACATTTTTTAAGATATTTCTTAACAGCATTTGCATCAGGCGAGTCTTTATACGCATCAGTCCAACAAAGTCGCGCTCGCCTGCAAGAAGAATTAGAAAACGATTATCCTTGCGCTTCCTGGCTACCTGTGATTTTTCAAAATCCAGCAGCAGCAGAATTAAAATATCCCCAACCTAGTAATTGGGCAAAAATAGGATTTAAGGCAGCTATTTTTATAGGTTTGTTAGTTACTGGGAGTTATATTTTTACAACAGTTGTTAATGAGTGGAGGTTTCGCGGACGCTTTAGTGATGGTAATAATCTTTTAGTGAAAACATTTACAAATACTCATAAACAAGATGGCATCAAAGCGTTTCAGCAAGGTAATTACCAATTAGCTCAAGAGAAGTTTCAAGCGTCCTTACGAGAGTATTATAATGACCCAGAAACATTAATCTATTTTAATAATGCTAAAGTTGCCAATCAGCCGATACTAAAAATTGGTGTTGCTGTCCCTATCGGGACTAACTCCAATGTCGCTCAAGAAATTTTGCGCGGAGTTGCACAAGCACAACAAGAAATAAATCATCAAGGTGGCATTCACGGCAAGTTTTTAAAAGTTGTTCTTGCCAACGATGATAATAAACCAGAAATTGCCAAACAAGTAGCCCAGAGATTTGTTCAAGATGCAGATATATTAGCAGTAGTAGGACATAACAGTAGTGATGCAAGTGTCCCTGCATCTGATATTTATCAGGCAGGAAAATTAGTCATGGTTTCACCAACTAGCAGTTCTACAAGATTAACAGATCGTCCTCGTCTTGATAGTCATGGTAATTATATTTATCGCACAATTATTAGCTTTAATGTGATTGCCGAAAGTTTAGCTGAATATGCCAAAACTGCTGGTATTAATAGGGTAATGATTTGTAGCGATTCACAAGCCGCAGATCAGTCTTTTGAACAAGCATTTGTGAATGCAATAATTTACAAACGCTTGCAACATATTAATAATATAAATTGTGATTTCGCCTCAGAAGATTTTCGTCCAGAGACTATTGTAAAAGATGCGATCGCCCAAAATGTAGATGCTATTTTACTCAATCCCCAAGTTGATAGAATGAGTAAAGCGGTGGAGATAGGGAAATTTAATCAAGGTAAGGTACGATTATTAGGAAATCCCAGCTTACAAACTAAAACCATACTCGATGCAGGCGATGTAATTAAGGGAATGGTGATAGCAACTCCTTGGTTAGCAGATGTTTCTCCTAATCAAGAATTTGTGCAGAATGCCAAAAATCTCTGGCGTGAATCAGATTTAATTACTTGGCGTACAGCTACCGCCTTTGATGCTACCAAGGCTATCGCCGCAGCCTTGAAACAGGAAGACGACACCAGAAGCGGTATCCAAAAAGCCTTGGCGCGAAATTTTTCTTTACAAAGTGCGACAGGAACAATTCAGTTTTTATCTTGGGGCGATCGCAAAGGCGATCGCGTGGGCAATGCTATCTTAGTAGAAGTAAAACCAGACTCCAACGCACCCAGTGGCTACAGTTTCGTCCCGAAAAACTCTCTACAACATAGGATCAGTTTGGGAGATAAAATCTTAATCCAAGATAACCCTAGTCATGAAAAGCAACTAGGTGTAGAAGCTTTTGCTGTAGGTAATTATCAACAGGCGATCGCCCTATTTCAACTATCTCTGCAAAAGGTATTTAATGACCCAGAAACACGCATATATTTACAAAATTCTTTGGCTGCTCGTAGTGGTAAAAGCTTGAGAATAGCGGTTAGTGTCCCTATTGGTAGTAACTTGAATGTTGCGAAAGAAATACTCCAGGGTGTAGCTCAAGCTCAAGATGAAATCAATCGCCAAGGTGGGATTCAAGGACATTTACTACAAGTAGAAATTGCCACCGATGATAATAACCCAGAAATTGCTCAAAAATTAGCAAGTTACTTTGTGACCGATAAGCAAATTTTAGCTGTTATTGGTCATAATGCCTCAGACGCTTCTGTAGCCGCTTGTCCTATTTATCAAGCAGGTAAACTAGTTAATATTTCCCCCACCAGCTTTTCTGTAAAATTATCAGGATGTGGTGCGTATATATTCCGTACCGCCCCTAATATTAGACTTATTGCTGATATTCTTTCCAACTATGCGATTAAAACAGTAAAGACAAAAAACTTAGCAATTTGCGTAGATGAACAGGCTATAGATAATCAATCATTTCGAGATGAATTTACCTCCGCTATCATTATTTATGGCGGAAATCTTGTGAATATCCCCTGTGATTTTTCTGCACCTGATTTTAACCCCAATCAAGTAATTACTGAGGCGATTAGTAGTGGTGCTAATGGCTTAGTTTTAGCACCTCATATAGATAGAATTAACAAAGCTTTAGATATAGCAGCAGCCAATAAAGGTAGATTGAGACTGTTTGCTAGCCCCACACTATACACATCCCAAACTTTACAACAAGGGCAAGCCGACGTTAACGGTTTAATGTTAGCAGTCCCCTGGCATCCAGACGGGAATACACAAAATAATTTTAGCCAGAAAGCTCAACGCCTTTGGGGAAATTCTGTAACTTGGCGTTCCGCTACCAGTTATGATGCAACCCTAGCCGTAATTGCAGGTTTGCAGCAAAGTAAAAATCGTGAAGAATTACAAAGAGTTCTACGTAATCCTAAATTTTATGCTGTGGGTGCCACCGGCAAAATTCGCTTTTTCCCATCAGGCGATCGCTATCTCAAAAACGATACTATCTTAGTAAAGATTCAAGCAAACAAAGCATCTGCAACTGGCTATGACTTTTTTTTGTTAAATGCAGCCAGAAACCAGATTTCCAAAACAAATAGGTTTTAA
- a CDS encoding DNA phosphorothioation-associated putative methyltransferase translates to MSETVEIERHRAAIARTEISRPVRLAIEWAILNPDKTFFDYGCGYGGDVQRVANLGYTSTGWDPYYYPDAAINPADVVNLGYVLNVIEDQEERRQSLIQAWELTRNVLIVAAQVLINAPSKAQLAYSDGIVTSRNTFQKYYEQQELKKYIDEVLNVEAVPVALGVYFVFRDEAEKESFKAIRFFSRTSTPRVRIPVKRFEDYQEQLAPLMEFFTKRGRLPVKGELATAPELLGEFGNFRRAFAVVLQATDEAEWDAIAYRRSLDIQVYLALTHFDKRPKFSQLAPEMRHDIKAFFGSYEEACNVADQKLFSLGQPKVVQTACDKSKIGKHTRGALYVHVSALAALDPLLRIYEGCASRTIGRVDGATLIKYYTDQPQISYLFYPDFDTDPHPSLKASITIDLKTLYVTHRDYSTRANPPVLHRKETFVTPNYPLYEQFAKLTQQEQELGLLQQKSEIGTREGWEKCLAAHGVEIRGHEIHVIRED, encoded by the coding sequence ATGTCGGAAACTGTAGAAATCGAACGTCATCGAGCTGCGATCGCTCGCACGGAAATCTCTCGTCCTGTACGATTGGCTATAGAATGGGCAATCCTGAACCCAGACAAGACTTTTTTTGACTATGGCTGTGGTTATGGTGGCGATGTCCAGCGTGTAGCTAACCTTGGCTACACCAGTACAGGTTGGGATCCGTACTACTATCCTGATGCAGCCATTAACCCCGCCGATGTGGTGAATTTGGGTTACGTCCTCAACGTCATCGAAGACCAAGAAGAACGCCGCCAAAGCCTCATCCAAGCCTGGGAACTCACTCGCAACGTTTTAATCGTCGCCGCCCAAGTATTAATTAACGCTCCCAGTAAAGCTCAACTGGCTTACAGTGACGGTATTGTCACCAGTCGTAATACTTTTCAAAAATATTACGAACAACAAGAACTGAAAAAATATATTGATGAAGTCTTAAACGTTGAGGCTGTCCCTGTGGCGCTTGGGGTTTATTTTGTCTTCCGTGATGAAGCCGAAAAAGAAAGCTTCAAAGCCATCCGTTTCTTTTCTCGCACCTCTACACCGCGAGTCCGCATTCCGGTAAAACGGTTTGAAGACTATCAAGAACAACTCGCGCCCCTCATGGAATTTTTCACCAAACGGGGTAGACTGCCAGTAAAAGGAGAACTAGCCACCGCACCAGAATTACTGGGTGAATTTGGCAACTTCCGCCGGGCTTTCGCAGTTGTCCTGCAAGCCACCGATGAGGCAGAATGGGATGCGATCGCCTATCGTCGTTCTTTAGATATTCAAGTTTACCTTGCCCTCACCCACTTTGATAAACGTCCCAAATTCTCCCAACTAGCGCCAGAAATGCGCCACGACATCAAAGCTTTCTTTGGCAGCTACGAGGAAGCCTGTAATGTTGCCGACCAAAAACTCTTTAGTTTAGGTCAACCAAAAGTAGTCCAGACAGCCTGTGACAAAAGCAAAATCGGTAAACATACACGAGGCGCTTTATACGTCCACGTTTCTGCATTAGCAGCCCTTGACCCCTTGCTACGAATTTACGAAGGTTGTGCGAGCCGTACCATTGGGCGTGTCGATGGAGCTACCCTAATCAAATATTACACCGACCAACCGCAAATATCCTATCTGTTTTATCCAGACTTCGACACAGACCCCCACCCATCCTTAAAAGCCAGTATCACAATTGACTTAAAAACACTGTATGTAACTCACCGCGACTATAGCACCAGAGCCAATCCACCTGTACTTCACCGTAAGGAAACTTTTGTTACTCCCAACTATCCCCTGTATGAACAATTTGCTAAACTCACCCAACAAGAGCAGGAATTAGGACTACTCCAACAGAAAAGCGAAATTGGTACTCGTGAAGGTTGGGAAAAATGCCTCGCTGCTCACGGTGTAGAAATTAGGGGACATGAAATTCATGTGATTCGGGAAGATTAA